Proteins encoded by one window of Simiduia curdlanivorans:
- the modA gene encoding molybdate ABC transporter substrate-binding protein translates to MRTFGLCFLLLLTLATETLAEPLRIAVASNFKPALEQLLPAFSANHPDTKITLSAGASGQLFTQVSQGAPFDLFLSADAVYPSKLHAQGLAFAPLPYANGRLLLLSRTPASQWQGAVQNAARVALANPTLAPYGAAAKSLLEGAGLWRQPNLKAPVLASNIAQVQQWFDTGNVDVAFAAAALFKPDDSTQVFDLTALLEHPIEQHLVILKRSRLQASATEFCDYLRSQPVQQQLKQLGYSPIATPNREAADI, encoded by the coding sequence TTGCGCACCTTTGGCCTTTGCTTTTTACTCTTGCTGACGCTGGCAACAGAGACCCTGGCAGAGCCCTTGCGTATCGCCGTGGCGAGTAACTTTAAACCCGCGCTCGAGCAGCTACTACCGGCATTTAGCGCCAATCACCCAGACACGAAAATTACCCTTAGCGCCGGCGCGTCGGGGCAACTCTTCACCCAAGTTTCGCAGGGCGCTCCTTTCGACCTGTTTTTGTCTGCCGATGCTGTCTACCCGAGCAAGCTTCATGCACAAGGCCTAGCGTTCGCACCTCTGCCCTATGCCAATGGCAGGTTGCTGTTGCTCAGCCGTACACCCGCCAGCCAATGGCAAGGTGCGGTACAAAACGCCGCGCGCGTCGCCCTCGCCAACCCTACGCTGGCGCCCTATGGCGCGGCAGCAAAATCCTTACTCGAAGGCGCTGGCTTGTGGCGACAGCCGAATCTAAAAGCGCCGGTTTTAGCGAGTAATATCGCCCAAGTACAACAGTGGTTTGACACCGGTAATGTAGATGTCGCCTTTGCTGCGGCAGCGCTTTTTAAACCCGATGACAGCACCCAGGTTTTTGATCTGACGGCACTACTTGAACACCCTATTGAGCAACACCTAGTCATTCTTAAGCGCAGCAGATTACAAGCCAGCGCCACCGAATTTTGTGATTACCTGCGTAGCCAGCCAGTTCAACAGCAACTCAAACAACTCGGCTATTCGCCCATCGCCACCCCTAACCGCGAGGCAGCCGATATCTAA